A portion of the Malania oleifera isolate guangnan ecotype guangnan chromosome 3, ASM2987363v1, whole genome shotgun sequence genome contains these proteins:
- the LOC131152306 gene encoding 17.3 kDa class II heat shock protein-like yields MDMRIMGFDSPLFSTLQHILDGADEGDKSFSAPTQTYVRDAKAMAATPADVKEYPNSYVFVVDMPGLKSGNIKVQVEDDNVLLISGERKREAEEKDGAKYVRMERRVGKFMRKFSLPENANTDAISAVCQDGVLTVTVEKLPPPEPKKRKAIEVKVA; encoded by the coding sequence ATGGATATGAGGATCATGGGCTTCGACTCGCCTCTGTTCTCCACTCTGCAACACATTCTGGACGGGGCCGACGAGGGGGATAAGTCCTTCAGCGCGCCCACCCAGACCTACGTGCGGGACGCGAAGGCGATGGCGGCGACGCCGGCGGACGTGAAGGAATACCCGAATTCGTATGTGTTCGTGGTGGACATGCCGGGGCTGAAGAGCGGCAACATCAAGGTGCAGGTGGAGGACGACAATGTGCTGCTCATAAGTGGCGAGAGGAAGCGGGAGGCGGAGGAAAAGGACGGTGCCAAGTACGTGAGGATGGAGCGCAGGGTGGGCAAGTTCATGAGGAAGTTCTCCCTGCCGGAGAATGCCAACACTGATGCCATTTCGGCGGTTTGTCAGGACGGCGTGCTGACGGTGACGGTGGAGAAGTTGCCGCCGCCAGAGCCCAAGAAACGCAAGGCCATCGAGGTCAAGGTCGCTTAA
- the LOC131152307 gene encoding 17.3 kDa class II heat shock protein-like, whose product MDTRILGFDSPLFSTLQHILEATDDADKSFNSPSRKYVRDAKAIAATPADVKEYPNSYVFVVDMPGLKSGDIKVEVEDDNMLLVSGERKREAEEDGAKYVRMERRVGKFMRKFSLPENANTDKISAVFQDGVLTVTVEKLPPPEPKKPKTIEVKIA is encoded by the coding sequence ATGGATACGAGGATTCTGGGCTTCGACTCGCCTCTGTTTTCCACTCTGCAGCACATTTTGGAAGCCACCGACGACGCCGACAAGTCCTTCAACTCCCCCAGCCGGAAGTACGTCCGGGACGCGAAGGCGATAGCGGCGACGCCGGCGGACGTGAAGGAGTACCCTAACTCGTACGTGTTCGTGGTGGACATGCCGGGGCTGAAGAGCGGCGACATCAAGGTGGAGGTGGAGGACGACAATATGCTGCTCGTAAGCGGCGAGAGGAAGCGGGAGGCAGAGGAGGACGGCGCCAAGTACGTGAGGATGGAGCGCAGGGTGGGCAAGTTCATGAGGAAGTTCTCCCTGCCGGAGAACGCCAACACTGATAAGATTTCGGCGGTGTTCCAGGACGGCGTGTTGACGGTGACGGTGGAGAAGTTGCCGCCGCCGGAGCCCAAGAAACCCAAGACCATCGAGGTGAAGATCGCATGA